A genomic region of Pseudomonas abietaniphila contains the following coding sequences:
- the betB gene encoding betaine-aldehyde dehydrogenase, producing the protein MARFELQKLYIDGGYVDASSDATFEAINPANGEVLAKVQRASQADVERAVVSAEKGQKIWAAMTAMERSRILRRAVDILRERNDELAALETLDTGKAISETKYVDIVTGADVLEYYAGLVPAIEGEQIPLRSSSFVYTRREPLGVTVGIGAWNYPIQIALWKSAPALAAGNAMIFKPSEVTSLTTLKLAEIYTEAGLPDGVFNVLTGSGREVGTWLTEHPRIEKVSFTGGTDTGKKVMASASSSSLKEVTMELGGKSPLIIFDDADLDRAADIAMMANFYSSGQVCTNGTRVFVPSALKSAFEAKILERVKRIRVGNPEDDNTNFGPLVSFAHMESVLGYIAKGKEEGARLLVGGDRLTDGEFAKGAFVAPTVFTDCSDDMTIVKEEIFGPVMSILSYESEDEVIRRANDTEMGLAAGIVTKDLNRAHRVIHQLEAGICWINAWGESDAKMPVGGYKQSGVGRENGISSLAQYTRIKSVQVELGDYASVF; encoded by the coding sequence ATGGCCCGTTTCGAATTGCAAAAACTCTACATTGACGGTGGTTACGTCGACGCCAGCAGCGACGCGACCTTCGAAGCCATCAACCCGGCCAACGGCGAGGTGCTTGCCAAGGTTCAACGGGCCAGTCAGGCCGACGTGGAGCGCGCTGTCGTCAGCGCTGAAAAAGGCCAGAAAATCTGGGCTGCCATGACCGCCATGGAGCGTTCGCGCATTCTGCGTCGCGCCGTCGATATCCTGCGCGAGCGCAACGATGAGTTGGCCGCGCTCGAAACCCTGGACACCGGCAAAGCGATCTCCGAAACCAAATACGTCGACATCGTGACCGGCGCGGATGTGCTGGAGTACTACGCCGGTCTGGTCCCGGCGATCGAAGGCGAACAGATCCCGCTGCGCAGCTCTTCTTTCGTTTACACCCGCCGCGAGCCACTGGGCGTCACGGTCGGCATTGGCGCGTGGAACTACCCGATCCAGATCGCCCTGTGGAAATCCGCACCGGCATTGGCGGCTGGCAACGCAATGATCTTCAAGCCGAGCGAAGTCACCTCGCTGACCACGCTGAAACTGGCGGAGATCTACACCGAAGCCGGTTTGCCCGACGGCGTGTTCAACGTGCTGACCGGCAGCGGCCGCGAAGTCGGCACATGGCTGACCGAGCACCCGCGCATCGAGAAAGTCTCGTTCACCGGCGGCACCGACACCGGCAAGAAAGTCATGGCCAGCGCCTCCAGTTCGTCGCTCAAGGAAGTGACCATGGAGCTGGGCGGCAAGTCGCCGCTGATCATTTTCGACGACGCCGATCTGGATCGCGCCGCCGACATCGCCATGATGGCCAACTTCTACAGTTCCGGTCAGGTCTGCACCAACGGCACGCGGGTGTTTGTGCCGAGCGCACTCAAGTCGGCCTTCGAAGCGAAGATTCTGGAACGCGTGAAACGCATCCGCGTCGGCAACCCCGAAGATGACAACACCAACTTCGGCCCGCTGGTGAGCTTCGCGCACATGGAGAGCGTGTTGGGCTACATCGCCAAAGGCAAGGAAGAAGGCGCGCGCCTGTTGGTCGGTGGCGATCGCTTGACCGACGGCGAATTCGCCAAAGGCGCCTTCGTTGCGCCGACCGTGTTCACCGACTGCAGCGACGACATGACCATCGTCAAAGAAGAGATCTTCGGCCCGGTCATGAGCATCCTCAGTTATGAGTCCGAGGACGAAGTGATCCGCCGCGCCAACGACACCGAAATGGGTCTGGCCGCCGGCATCGTGACCAAAGACCTGAACCGCGCCCACCGCGTGATTCACCAACTGGAAGCCGGTATCTGCTGGATCAACGCCTGGGGCGAGTCCGACGCCAAAATGCCGGTCGGCGGCTACAAGCAATCGGGTGTGGGCCGTGAGAACGGGATCAGCTCGTTGGCGCAGTACACGCGCATCAAATCGGTACAGGTCGAGCTCGGTGATTACGCGTCGGTGTTCTAA
- a CDS encoding choline ABC transporter substrate-binding protein — protein MKGSHKLLLGVALSLPLLAQAAEPEACKTVNFSDVGWTDITATTATTSVVLQSLGYKTKTTMISVPVTYKSLADGKNMDVFLGNWMPTMENDIKAYRDAGTVEVVRTNLTGAKYTLAVPQALYDKGLHDFADIAKFKKELDGKIYGIEPGNDGNRLIQSMIDKDAFGLKTAGFKVVESSEAGMLSQVDRAAKRDTAVVFLGWAPHPMNKRFKIQYLTGGDDFFGPDFGAATVATNTRKGYTQECSNVGNLLKNLQFTVDMESELMGNILDDKMKPEAAAKAWLKKNPQVLDTWLAGVTTVDGKPGLEAAKAELTK, from the coding sequence ATGAAAGGTTCACACAAGCTATTGCTGGGCGTTGCGCTGAGTCTGCCCTTGCTGGCCCAGGCTGCAGAGCCCGAGGCGTGCAAGACAGTCAATTTTTCCGATGTAGGCTGGACCGATATCACCGCGACCACCGCCACCACTAGCGTCGTTCTTCAGTCACTGGGCTACAAAACCAAGACCACCATGATTTCCGTACCGGTGACCTATAAGTCGCTGGCCGATGGCAAGAACATGGACGTGTTCCTCGGCAACTGGATGCCGACCATGGAAAACGACATCAAGGCTTACCGCGACGCCGGCACCGTTGAAGTGGTGCGCACCAACCTCACAGGCGCCAAATACACACTGGCCGTACCGCAAGCGCTGTACGACAAAGGCCTGCATGATTTCGCCGATATCGCCAAATTCAAGAAAGAACTCGACGGCAAGATTTACGGCATCGAGCCTGGCAACGACGGCAACCGTCTGATCCAGAGCATGATCGACAAAGACGCATTCGGCCTGAAAACCGCGGGTTTCAAAGTCGTTGAATCGAGCGAAGCCGGCATGCTTTCCCAAGTGGATCGTGCCGCCAAGCGCGACACCGCCGTGGTGTTCCTGGGCTGGGCGCCGCACCCGATGAACAAGCGCTTCAAGATCCAGTACCTGACGGGCGGTGACGACTTCTTCGGCCCTGATTTCGGTGCCGCGACCGTGGCCACCAACACGCGCAAAGGTTACACCCAGGAGTGCAGCAACGTCGGCAACTTGCTGAAGAACCTGCAATTCACCGTCGACATGGAAAGCGAGCTGATGGGCAACATCCTGGACGACAAGATGAAGCCTGAAGCCGCCGCCAAGGCGTGGCTGAAGAAGAACCCTCAAGTACTCGACACCTGGCTGGCGGGTGTCACCACAGTGGACGGTAAACCTGGCCTGGAAGCCGCAAAAGCCGAGCTGACGAAGTAA
- the choW gene encoding choline ABC transporter permease subunit, which translates to MMLTDHKIPLGQYIAGFVEWLTQHGASTFDAIASSLETMIHGLTAGLTWFNPFVLIGLIALLAHFIQRKWGLTAFVVISFLLILNLGYWQETMETLAQVLFATLVCVVIGVPLGIVAAHKPMFYTCMRPVLDLMQTVPTFVYLIPTLTLFGLGVVPGLISTVVFAIAAPIRLTYLGICDVPQELLDAGKAFGCSRRQLLSRIELPHAMPSIAAGITQCIMLSLSMVVIAALVGADGLGKPVVNALNTADIALGFEAGLAIVLLAIMLDRICKQPDAKVGADA; encoded by the coding sequence ATCATGCTGACTGATCATAAAATCCCCCTAGGCCAGTACATCGCAGGCTTTGTCGAATGGCTGACCCAACACGGCGCCAGCACCTTCGACGCCATTGCCTCGTCACTGGAAACCATGATCCACGGACTGACCGCCGGTCTGACCTGGTTCAATCCTTTTGTCCTGATCGGCCTGATTGCTCTGCTTGCACACTTCATTCAGCGCAAGTGGGGCCTGACCGCCTTTGTCGTCATTTCCTTTCTGCTGATCCTGAACCTGGGGTATTGGCAGGAAACCATGGAAACCCTCGCCCAGGTGCTGTTCGCCACCCTGGTCTGTGTGGTGATTGGCGTGCCGCTGGGCATTGTTGCCGCGCACAAGCCGATGTTTTACACCTGCATGCGTCCCGTCCTCGACCTGATGCAGACGGTGCCGACGTTCGTTTACCTGATTCCAACCCTGACCCTCTTCGGGCTGGGCGTGGTACCGGGTCTGATTTCGACGGTGGTGTTCGCGATTGCCGCACCCATCCGACTGACCTACCTGGGCATCTGCGATGTCCCGCAAGAACTCCTCGACGCCGGCAAGGCCTTCGGCTGCTCCCGTCGTCAATTGCTGTCCCGAATCGAACTGCCCCACGCCATGCCTAGCATCGCGGCCGGTATCACCCAGTGCATCATGCTGTCGTTGTCGATGGTGGTGATCGCAGCACTGGTTGGTGCCGACGGCTTGGGCAAACCTGTGGTCAACGCACTGAACACTGCTGATATCGCACTGGGCTTCGAAGCAGGCCTGGCGATCGTATTGCTGGCGATCATGCTCGACCGTATCTGCAAACAACCCGACGCTAAAGTGGGGGCCGACGCATGA
- the betA gene encoding choline dehydrogenase, whose translation MSQEFDYIIIGAGSAGNTLAARLTEDAGVTVLLLEAGGPDYRADFRTQMPAALAFPLQGRRYNWAYETEPEPHMNNRRMECGRGKGLGGSSLINGMCYIRGNAMDYDGWAKLPGLEEWTYLDCLPYFRKAETRDIGPNDYHGGDGPVSVTTPKAGNNPLFAAMVEAGVQAGYPRTEDLNGYQQEGFGPMDRTVTPFGRRASTARGYLDEAKKRSTLTIVTHALTDRILFEGKRAVGVAYLVGDSDTRVEARARKEVLLCSGAIASPQVLQRSGVGPAALLNKLDIPVVHDLPGVGENLQDHLEMYLQYACKEPVSLYPSLLWWNQPAIGAEWMFLGKGIGASNQFEAGGFIRSREEFEWPNIQYHFLPVAINYNGSKGVKEHGFQAHVGSMRSPSRGRVQLKSKNPRDYPSILFNYMATEQDWQEFRDGIRLTREIMQQPALDKYRGREISPGIDVQTDEQLDQFVREHAETAYHPSCSCKMGTDDMAVVDSEGRVHGVQNLRVVDASIMPIITTGNLNAPTIMIAEKIADKIRGRAPLPRSTAKYYVAGDAPVRGKPMREAAQTAH comes from the coding sequence ATGTCCCAGGAATTCGACTACATCATCATCGGCGCCGGCTCTGCCGGTAACACCCTAGCAGCCCGTCTCACCGAAGACGCGGGCGTCACCGTCCTGCTGCTCGAAGCCGGCGGCCCGGATTACCGCGCCGACTTCCGCACCCAAATGCCTGCCGCGCTGGCGTTTCCGCTCCAGGGCCGTCGCTACAACTGGGCTTACGAAACCGAGCCCGAGCCGCACATGAACAACCGCCGGATGGAATGCGGTCGTGGCAAGGGCCTGGGCGGCTCGTCGCTGATCAACGGCATGTGCTACATCCGTGGCAACGCGATGGATTATGACGGCTGGGCGAAATTGCCCGGTCTGGAAGAGTGGACCTACCTCGACTGCCTGCCGTACTTCCGCAAGGCTGAAACCCGCGACATCGGCCCGAATGACTACCATGGCGGCGATGGCCCGGTCAGCGTGACCACGCCCAAAGCGGGTAACAATCCGCTGTTCGCCGCGATGGTGGAAGCCGGTGTCCAGGCGGGTTATCCACGCACCGAAGACCTCAACGGCTACCAGCAGGAAGGCTTCGGCCCGATGGATCGCACGGTCACCCCGTTCGGTCGTCGCGCCAGCACCGCCCGCGGCTATCTGGACGAAGCCAAGAAGCGCTCGACCCTGACCATCGTCACCCACGCGCTGACCGATCGCATCCTCTTCGAGGGCAAGCGCGCCGTGGGCGTGGCGTACCTGGTCGGCGACAGCGACACACGCGTCGAAGCCCGTGCGCGCAAGGAAGTCTTGCTGTGCAGCGGCGCGATTGCCTCGCCGCAAGTCCTCCAGCGTTCCGGCGTCGGCCCTGCCGCGCTGCTGAACAAGCTCGACATTCCGGTGGTTCATGACCTGCCGGGCGTGGGTGAAAACCTCCAGGACCACCTGGAGATGTACCTGCAGTACGCCTGCAAGGAACCGGTCTCGCTGTACCCTTCCCTGCTCTGGTGGAACCAGCCGGCCATTGGTGCCGAGTGGATGTTCTTGGGCAAAGGTATCGGTGCCAGCAACCAGTTCGAGGCCGGTGGTTTCATTCGTTCGCGTGAAGAATTTGAGTGGCCGAACATTCAGTATCACTTCTTGCCGGTGGCGATTAACTACAACGGCAGCAAGGGCGTGAAGGAGCATGGTTTCCAGGCCCACGTCGGTTCGATGCGCTCGCCGAGCCGCGGCCGCGTGCAGCTGAAGTCCAAGAACCCGCGTGACTACCCGAGCATTCTGTTCAACTACATGGCCACCGAGCAAGACTGGCAGGAGTTTCGCGACGGCATCCGCCTGACCCGCGAAATCATGCAGCAGCCTGCGCTGGACAAGTACCGGGGTCGCGAGATCAGTCCGGGCATCGACGTGCAGACCGACGAGCAGCTTGACCAGTTCGTCCGTGAACACGCGGAAACGGCGTATCACCCGTCCTGCTCGTGCAAGATGGGCACGGATGACATGGCCGTGGTTGACAGTGAAGGCCGTGTGCACGGGGTGCAAAACCTGCGTGTGGTCGATGCCTCGATCATGCCGATCATCACCACCGGCAACCTGAATGCGCCGACGATCATGATCGCCGAAAAAATCGCCGACAAGATCCGTGGTCGCGCGCCGCTGCCACGCAGCACCGCCAAATACTACGTGGCGGGCGATGCGCCGGTGCGTGGCAAGCCGATGCGTGAAGCTGCCCAAACTGCGCATTGA
- the betI gene encoding transcriptional regulator BetI, with translation MPKVGMQPIRRQQLIQATLSAVDQVGMGDASIALIAKLAGVSNGIISHYFQDKNGLIAATMRHLMNALIINVAERRQALTDDSPRAHLKVIIEGNFDASQVNGPAMKTWLAFWATSMHSPSLHRLQRINDHRLYSNLCCQFRRVLPLDDARTAARGLAALIDGLWLRGALSGDAFDTEQAQQLAYEYMDFQLAKAAR, from the coding sequence ATGCCCAAGGTCGGTATGCAACCCATTCGTCGTCAGCAGCTGATTCAGGCCACGCTTTCGGCCGTCGATCAGGTCGGGATGGGCGATGCGAGCATCGCGTTGATCGCCAAACTGGCGGGTGTCTCCAACGGCATCATCAGTCACTACTTTCAGGACAAGAACGGCCTGATCGCAGCGACCATGCGCCACCTGATGAATGCACTGATCATCAACGTTGCCGAACGCAGACAGGCACTGACCGACGACAGCCCCAGGGCGCATCTGAAAGTCATCATCGAGGGCAACTTCGATGCCAGTCAGGTCAACGGCCCGGCCATGAAAACCTGGCTCGCGTTCTGGGCCACCAGCATGCATTCGCCGTCGTTGCACCGGTTACAGCGCATCAACGATCACCGCCTGTATTCCAACCTGTGCTGCCAGTTCCGCCGCGTGCTGCCACTGGACGACGCACGCACTGCGGCTCGCGGCCTGGCGGCATTGATCGATGGATTGTGGTTGCGCGGCGCGCTTTCCGGCGATGCCTTCGATACCGAACAGGCGCAACAACTCGCCTACGAATACATGGATTTCCAATTGGCAAAAGCGGCGCGCTGA
- a CDS encoding TldD/PmbA family protein — translation MFDFSAQLKQRFAALQSSAQFFSLRYVKQTSQHLSVRKNVAEPPQLSTDEGAMLTVRIQGVEAYAATNDLSQQGLQTALERAETQARLLAPHSLLDLREQAVATSRADYLSPNLTSAFPSLSDCYALLGSESASVPKDDRLVNWQVSLGLENVEQIYLNSAGAEIRQAQRFVFPGLSVTAYDGKDSQTRSLGRENFGQQGGAEVITSCGIIGAAANVADQALQLILAPNTPSGPRDLLLTPDQMILQIHESIGHPLELDRILGDERNYAGTSFVKASDFGSLQYGSSLLNVTFDPEIPEQLASYGYDDDGTPASKQFLIKDGILERPLGGALSQYRSGMEGVANSRACSWNRAPIDRMANLNIEPGDQSMAQLIGGIEHGILMSTNRSWSIDDARNKFQFGCEWGQLIENGELKGVVKNPNYRAISAQFWRNLSAVGDASTFKVLGTPNCGKGEPNQVVRVGHASPACVFANVDVFGGDA, via the coding sequence ATGTTCGACTTCTCCGCTCAACTCAAGCAGCGCTTCGCCGCCCTGCAGAGCAGCGCCCAGTTTTTCTCCCTGCGCTATGTCAAACAGACCAGTCAGCACCTGTCCGTGCGCAAGAACGTCGCTGAACCCCCGCAACTGAGCACCGATGAAGGCGCGATGCTCACCGTGCGCATTCAGGGCGTCGAAGCCTATGCGGCCACCAACGACCTCTCGCAACAGGGTCTACAGACCGCGCTGGAACGGGCCGAAACGCAGGCCCGCCTCCTCGCCCCGCACTCGCTGCTCGACCTGCGCGAGCAGGCGGTCGCGACCAGCCGCGCCGACTACCTCTCACCCAACCTGACCAGCGCCTTCCCGTCGCTCAGCGATTGTTACGCCTTGCTCGGCAGCGAATCCGCGTCCGTGCCCAAGGACGATCGTCTGGTGAACTGGCAAGTCAGCCTGGGGCTGGAAAACGTCGAGCAGATCTACCTCAACAGCGCCGGCGCCGAGATCCGTCAGGCTCAGCGTTTTGTATTCCCCGGCCTCAGCGTCACGGCCTATGACGGCAAAGACAGCCAGACCCGCAGCCTGGGTCGCGAGAACTTCGGCCAGCAAGGCGGCGCGGAAGTCATCACCTCGTGCGGCATCATTGGCGCGGCGGCCAACGTCGCCGATCAGGCGTTGCAGTTGATCCTGGCGCCCAACACCCCAAGCGGCCCCCGCGACCTCCTGCTGACACCGGACCAGATGATCCTGCAAATCCACGAGTCCATCGGCCATCCGCTGGAACTGGACCGGATCCTCGGCGACGAGCGCAACTACGCCGGCACCAGCTTCGTCAAAGCCAGCGACTTCGGCAGCCTGCAATACGGCTCGAGCCTGCTCAACGTGACCTTCGACCCAGAGATTCCCGAGCAACTGGCGAGCTATGGCTATGACGACGACGGCACACCCGCCAGCAAGCAGTTCCTGATCAAGGACGGCATCCTCGAACGCCCACTGGGTGGCGCGCTGTCGCAATACCGCTCCGGCATGGAAGGCGTTGCCAACAGTCGCGCCTGTAGCTGGAACCGGGCGCCCATCGACCGCATGGCCAACCTCAACATCGAGCCGGGCGATCAATCGATGGCGCAACTGATCGGCGGTATCGAGCACGGCATCCTGATGAGCACCAACCGCTCGTGGTCGATCGACGATGCGCGCAACAAATTCCAGTTCGGCTGTGAATGGGGTCAGTTGATCGAGAATGGCGAGCTCAAGGGCGTGGTGAAGAACCCAAACTACCGCGCCATTTCAGCGCAGTTCTGGCGCAACCTCAGCGCCGTCGGCGACGCGAGCACCTTCAAGGTCCTCGGCACGCCGAACTGCGGCAAAGGCGAGCCCAACCAAGTAGTGCGCGTCGGCCATGCCTCGCCCGCCTGCGTGTTCGCCAACGTCGATGTTTTCGGAGGTGACGCCTGA
- the choV gene encoding choline ABC transporter ATP-binding protein — translation MSIIKFDQVDVVFSKDPREALKLLDQGLARPEILKKTGQIVGVEKASLEINKGEICVLMGLSGSGKSSLLRCINGLNTVSRGSLFVEHEGKQINIANCTPAELKMMRTKRIAMVFQKFALMPWLTVRENISFGLEMQGRPEKERRQLVDEKLELVGLTQWRNKKPDELSGGMQQRVGLARALAMDADILLMDEPFSALDPLIRQGLQDELLALQKKLSKTIVFVSHDLDEALKLGTRIAIMKDGRIIQYSVPEEIVLNPADEYVRTFVAHTNPLNVLCGRSLMRPITDCTRINGSQVCLDPGDDSWIDLAEGNQIKGLRQHGAAVDLQSWEPGQSVENLGRKPTVVHSDIGMREALQIRYHTGNKLVLQENNKLVGILGDSELYHALLGKNHG, via the coding sequence ATGAGCATCATCAAATTCGACCAGGTAGACGTCGTCTTCTCCAAAGACCCGCGCGAGGCTCTCAAGCTGCTGGATCAGGGCCTGGCGCGGCCAGAAATCCTGAAGAAAACCGGCCAGATCGTTGGCGTGGAAAAAGCCAGCCTGGAAATCAACAAAGGCGAAATCTGCGTGCTGATGGGCCTGTCCGGCTCGGGTAAATCCAGCCTCCTGCGCTGCATCAACGGCCTGAACACCGTTAGTCGCGGTTCGCTGTTCGTCGAGCACGAAGGCAAGCAGATCAACATCGCCAACTGCACCCCGGCCGAGCTGAAAATGATGCGCACCAAGCGCATCGCGATGGTGTTCCAGAAGTTTGCCCTGATGCCGTGGCTGACCGTTCGCGAGAACATCAGCTTCGGTCTGGAAATGCAGGGTCGCCCCGAGAAAGAACGTCGCCAGCTGGTGGACGAGAAACTCGAATTGGTGGGCCTGACCCAATGGCGTAACAAGAAGCCTGACGAGCTGTCTGGCGGCATGCAGCAACGTGTGGGCCTGGCCCGCGCGCTGGCGATGGATGCCGACATTCTGCTGATGGACGAACCGTTCTCCGCCCTCGACCCGCTGATCCGCCAGGGCCTGCAGGATGAACTGTTGGCGCTGCAGAAGAAACTGAGCAAGACCATCGTGTTCGTGAGCCACGACCTGGACGAAGCCCTCAAGCTCGGCACCCGCATTGCGATCATGAAAGACGGCCGGATCATCCAGTACAGCGTGCCGGAAGAGATCGTGCTGAACCCCGCCGACGAATACGTGCGGACCTTCGTCGCGCACACCAACCCGCTCAACGTTCTGTGCGGCCGCAGCCTGATGCGCCCTATCACCGATTGCACCCGCATCAACGGCTCGCAAGTGTGCCTGGACCCGGGCGACGATTCCTGGATCGACCTGGCAGAGGGCAACCAGATCAAAGGCCTGCGTCAGCACGGCGCGGCGGTTGACCTGCAAAGCTGGGAGCCTGGCCAGTCGGTCGAAAACCTGGGTCGCAAGCCAACCGTGGTGCACTCTGACATCGGCATGCGTGAAGCGCTGCAGATCCGTTACCACACCGGCAACAAGCTGGTGCTGCAAGAGAACAACAAACTGGTCGGCATCCTGGGCGACAGCGAGCTGTACCACGCGTTGCTCGGTAAAAATCACGGCTAA